In Heliangelus exortis chromosome 19, bHelExo1.hap1, whole genome shotgun sequence, the genomic stretch aggggaaggggctggggggcatCTCCCCTTTTCATCCTCCCCTCTCACAGCTCCCACCACCCACAGGTGGCCCAGCAGCCGAGGCAGCAGcgtggggacacagggacacgcAGGGGACAAGGAGCAGCACTGGAAACCTCTCTCAGCAGACCCCCCAGGCAAGGGCAGATCCTGCCTCTCGCTGCCTGCCAAGTGCTTGGTGCTCAGCCCCCCCAAACCAAGTGGGAGAGGCAGAGTCAGGCCCCCCCATCCCAAATAAACACCCAGAGATTGCAACAGCCACCCTGGGACAGcctggggagaggggctggCAGTGGCACTGCCACTTTCTGTGCATTTCCCTCACTGTCCCTCCTCTGTGGCCTGGGCTCAAAGTGAGGTGACACAGCAGAGGGGTGgcctgtccccagctctccacCCTTgtcccagccagccctgggctccCCCTGCACCCAAGGAGCCCTCAGGGGGACACAAACATTCCCAGGGCATGTGGAGCATCCCCTGTCCCAtcagctgagcagggctggggacattCCCAGCTCAGTCACCTACAGGCAGAGCTGTTGCCAGAGCCCTTGGCAAGGCTCAGCACCCAGAGACTGCCTGGGCACAGCTCAAGTTGGCTCAAGCCAGGAGCTGTTCCCAAGAGGCAACTGGGATGTGGCCAAGGTTActgggaagaggaaggcagagctgggctggggatgagaggagctgagctgcccttGGCTCACCCACAGCCCCAAactgtgccagcagccaggaATGAGTGGCCCCAGGGGCCAGTGGGCCACCCCAGGGGCTGGCCCTGAGCCTCACCAGCCTCAGTGGAGCCAAGCAATGCCAAGAAGACACAGGAGTTCTCACTCTGTGTTTAATAGACACCTGTGATGTGCAGGACAGGAGCTGTCAGGGCTCCTGGTGTGTCCCTGGCCACCGTGGCACCTGTGGCCAGGCCAAGGAGCCCCGTGCTTGGTCTCTGCAGCCACCTTGTGTTGTCCTTTCTAATAAGTTAGTATAAATAAGGTGCTGGAGCCCCTACCCCCCAGcagcaaatagaaaaaaactaaagacactttaaaaaatgagtacaggcagggggagggggctctccctgcctccagccccatCACACCCACGGGTGCCCCCATAACTTCCTTTCCTGGCCCCCCAGCACTGGCCATacagcccccccacccctctaCTCAGGCCCAGCAGGGAGAGCCCTGAGTTTCTTTGCTCTCTGAagtgccaggcacaggcagagctgctccagacccctccctctccctggagCAGTGATGGTTCTGTCCCCAGAGTGTGTCCCTCGGGCTGGCTAGCTCTCTGGGCAGCAGTttcctggaaggaaaaaggatgGAGGGTCACAGTGTGGGGAGCCTGGGGGGCCCTGTGatcctccccagcacccaggggggTTGAGGGCAGCTGGCAGGGACCCGGTGGGTGTCAGTGAGGCTCTCACCCAGGATGTTGTGCTTGCAGAGAGGGCAggtctgctgcagcaggagccagggatCCACACAATCCCTGTGGAATTCATGGGAGCAGGGGAGCACCCGCAGCCACTgccaggagggaaggagatgggagatgggagaggagaagggctgggaatgGGGGGGGAACACAATCCCCTGCCACACGGCTCCCTGACAGGGACACTCAGGGCAGGAAAGGGATGGGATGCATCCAGGTGGCAGTGAGCAGTGAGCAGGATGGGCTCGGGGGCTCATTCCTGACCTGGCTCTTGTGGAAGTGCTCCAAGCACACAGCACAACTGTCGATCTCACAGGGGCGGCTCCGCGGCGCCTTCCCCGGGTGGTACCGCCGGGTCCGCAGCGCTGACAGCCTCTGCAGGATGTGCTGCTTCAGGTCCAGCTgtgagggcagagcagaggctgagagctgcctaAGAGGAGGCTCAAACCCcccctgggcaggaggggaggctCAAACCCCCCCAGGAGCAGAACCCTTCCCACCTCGGCGTCTGGCTCCGACGGCTCCTGCCGCGACTGCCGCTGAGCCTGCACCATGACGCcggtgcagaggagcagagcgATCAGCAGGATGGTGTTCCACAGCTGCTGAAGGTATTTCTGCAGGACCAGAGCCAGTGGGACGTCAGGGCTGCACTGGAGAcccccaccctgctgctcccagcaccaccagcaccacctccACCCGTGCCGGGAAGCTCCCGGGTCCGCGGGCAGCCGGCCCCGGGACACGTACCTGGACCTGGGAGCTGTTCTCCCCTGTGCAGATGACCCCCTGCCACTCCCCGTAGAGACCCCCTCGGGAGAGGCCACAGGTTGACCAGAGAGTGAGGGTGACTCCCTGCAAGGCAGGAGATGGCACTGCTGGTGGCTGCCATGGCACTGCTGATGGTCACGACCCCACCGCCGGCAGCCCcggcagctcctggtgctgcccGAGCCCAGGGGAGGTCCCACCATgcccaggggaggggaggaggaactGCAGGAAGCTGCTCCACTCCCATGGGGTGAATTTctagggaaactgaggcactggCAGCTTCCTGAGCTTCCAGGGATCGGGGTCTGCATTGTTTGGGCAGGATGGTCCTGGTCCTGCCCTCCCAGAAGCATGGAGAAAacaaggagggaggaaaaaaaggaggaggaagaggggaaaaagaagaagggaaagaaggaaagaaaggaggaggagagataggaggagagaaagaaaaggagatgaagaaggaaaaaggaaagaagaaggaaaagagaagagaaaagaaaaggaagaggaagaagaagaagagaagggaagaggaagagagaagaaaagagaagaggagaatgaaagggagaagagggagaggagaatgaaaggaggggagggaaggggaagggtgagaagagaaaaagaggagaaaagagatgaagaagaagaagagaaaagagaagagaaaagagaacagagaagagaaaagagaagagaaaagaggagaaagaagagaagagaagagaagagaagagaagagaagagaagagaagagaagagaagagaagagaagagaagagagaaaaacagaaagagagaaagagaagaacgaagaggagaaaagagaaaaacaaaaataaagagagaaaaaaaagaaggaagaggagagaaaaagaaagaggaagaggaagaaagaggagcaggaggaagaggagtaGTTTTACTCACCAGGttctccagcagcactgcctggtaGGTGATCTTTGCAGTGGCCCGGAGCCCCCTGTGAGCCAAGCAGAGCAGAATCACCCTGCAGGCCCTGCCCAGAGCCCCCCCGGGCCAGGCAGAGCCCCCCTGGACAGGAGCAGGGGTGAAACCCACAGGGGAGGTGACAGGATGGTCCCCttcccagctgtgcccagcccTGAGTGCCAGctctcttcctccctgcctcagtttccccccagcagcagtgctgattccctggggggcaggaggggggtggggacaAACCCTGGGAAAGGCCACGAGGATGCTGGCCCAGAGAACGTGTCCTGAGGGTCCCCAAGAGCTCAGCTGGGGCCACTGCCACCCCTGGGGACCCAGGGGAGGGCTCAGGacctggggcagggctggatgtgagtgtcccccccctccctgaaCACAGAATCCCAGGCTCTGCACGGTGCAAGGGTGACACCAGCCCAGCAAAGACAGGGAGCCAGGAGGCTGTGGTACCTCAGcagtgctcccagcagcttGGTGACATTGTCTGAGGACTGGATGACAATCACGGGCTTGGCAAGCAGCTGGGAAACATCCACCTGCACCAGAGGGGGAAGCAATGGATGTCAGAGGGGCacgggggggctgggggacacaCCTGGGGGGTGAGGGACCTTCCAGGGCATGGGGGACCTGCAAGAGGGGGTGGAGGACCCTCCAGGGGGGGTGAGGGACCCACCAGGGGGGGTGAGGGACCTTCCAGGGGGGGTGAGGGACCTTCCAGAGGGGTGAGGGATGAATCAGGGGGCGTGGGGGACCTTCCATGGAGGTGGAGGACCCACCAGGGGGGCTGAGGGACCCAGCAAAGGGGGGTGAGGGAGCTTCCAGAGGAGGTGGGGGACACTCCAGAGGGGCAGGGGGACTTTCAAGGGGTGGTGAGGGACCCTCCAGGGGGGTGAAGGACCTTCCAGGGGGGGCGTGGGACCCATGAGAGGGCTGAGGGACCTTCCAGGGGGGCTGAGGGACCTTCCAGGGGGGGTGAGGGACTCACCAGGGGGGGTGAGGGACCCTCCAGAGGGGGTGAGGGACCTTCCAGGGGTGGCGTGGGACCCAtgagggggctgagggaccCTCCAGGGGGGTGAGGGACTGTGCAAGGGGGGGTGAGGAACCCTCCAGGGGGTAGAGGGACCCACCAGGGGGGGTGAGGGACCCAtgagggggctgagggaccTTCCAGGGGGGTGAGGGACTGTGCAAGGGGGGGTGAGGAACCCACCAGTGGGGGTAGAGGGACCCACCAGGGGGGGTGAGGGACCCAtgagggggctgagggaccCTCCAGGGGGTGTCCTACCTCCCGGATGGCATTCTGGTTGAGGGCAAGGATGAGCAGGGCTGAAGCACCCAGCACCAGGGCTCTCTTCATCTGTGGAGACAgagggctgaggaggggggtgggacaggcagggggacaggcagggagctggcagggggacaggcagggggacaggcagggggacaggcagggagctggcagcacccaggacCCCTGGAGGGACCCAAGAGAGGGTGGCAGCACCCAGAAGCTCTGTCAGGGACCCAACTGTCGGGTGAGGAGGGGTCCCAGGGGGGTTGTGTGACCAGGACAAGTGGGGTGGGGTCACCTTGCTGACAACAGTGGTGGTGAAGGACTCCTCGTGGGGACCCTCAGCCCGGTCCTGGCCCAGCGGTACCACCCCGATCCAGGTgtcagcagcacccagctcagGCTCTGTGTCACCCACCTGGGGGCACAGCAAGAGGTCCCCGAGAGCACCGTGTGGGGACGGGGACAGCAGctggggggggcacaggggacaGGACCTGGGgggccctgctgctgccctcacccctgcctgcacctgcCTGACCCAGCTGTGCCCCCCAGTAGCCCCCAGTAACGCCCAGTGTCCCCAGTAACCCCCACTGCCCCCAGTAACCCACAGTGCCCCCAGTAACCCACAGTGCCCCCAATAACCCCGTGTCCCCAGTAACACCCAGTGCCCACAGTAACCCCCAGTGCCCCCAATAACCCCAAGTGTCCCCAGTAACGCCCAGTGTCCCCAGTAACCCACAGTAACCCCATGTccccagtaacccccagtaTCCCCAGTAACCCCCACTGCCCCCAGTAACCCCAAGTGTCCCCAGTAATCCGCAGTGCCCCCAATAACCCCACTGTCCCCAGTaacccccagtgtccccagtaacccccagtaacacccagtgcccccagtaacccccagtgtccccagtaacccccagtgtccccatgtccccagcaacccccagtgcccccagtaacccccagtgcccccagtaacccccagtgcccccagtaACCCACAGTgcccccagtaacccccagtaacgcccagtgtccccagtaacccccagtaacccccactgccccccacagccctcaccccctccccatgccCCCCCCTCACAGCCCCCCCGGTTCCCACTGTTGCCGTCCCCTCCATTCCCTCTCCAGTGCCCAAAGGCCCCCCCAGGCCCCCGGTGCCGGTTCCCCCGGTTCCCCGTTCCTCCGGTGCCCGGTTCTCCCCCGGTTCCCGCCCCCCGGTGCCGGTTCCCCCGGTTCCCTGAGCCCCCACTACTCGGTTCCTCTGGTGCCCAGTTCTATCCCACTTCCCCCGGTTCCCGGTTCTCCTGGGGCCGGTTCCCCCCGGTTCTTCCCCGGTTCCCGCCCCCCGGTGCCGGTTCCCCCGGTTCTACCCCAGGGCCCCGTTCCCCCGCTCATCCGGTGCCCGGCTCTCCCCCGGTGCCCGCCCCCCGGTGCCGGTTCCCCCGGTGTCCCATTCTCCCGGTGCCGGTTCCCCCGGTCCCGGttcccaccagcaccagccGGCCTCtgatctcctcctcctcctccctccgcGTTACCCCCCGGTCCCGGCCGCCCCCGGCACCCAGCAGGGCCCCTCGCAGGGTGTAGGAACCGCCAGGCCCCTCCGCCGCCCCGGCCCCCGGCCCGGGCCCCGGCCCGGCCACCGCCACCTCGACGCGGGCAGCGGGACCCCCGGtaccgcccggcccggcccggcccagaGCCAGAAGCGGCGCCAGCACCGCCAGCACCGCCGCCATGGCCGCACCGCAACAACGCCCCGCCCCCCCAAGCAGCGCCCCCTGCCGGAGAGGAGGACACGACCcgcggggagggaggggatagggatgggattgggatagggatgggatagggatagggatagggatagggatagggatagggatagggatagggatgggaTAGGGATGGGATAGGGATGGGATAGGGAaagggatagggatagggagagggagagggagagggatagggagagggagagggagagggagagggagagggagagggagagggatgggatagggatagggatgggatagggatagggatagggatagggatagggatagggatagggatagggatagggatagggatagggatagggatagggatgggatggggatgggatggggatggggatagggatagggatagggatgggatgggatagggatagggatagggatagggatagggatgggatagggatagggatagggatgggattgggatagggatagggatagggatagggatagggatgggattgggatagggatagggatagggat encodes the following:
- the RNF215 gene encoding RING finger protein 215, translating into MAAVLAVLAPLLALGRAGPGGTGGPAARVEVAVAGPGPGPGAGAAEGPGGSYTLRGALLGAGGGRDRGVTRREEEEEIRGRLVLVGDTEPELGAADTWIGVVPLGQDRAEGPHEESFTTTVVSKMKRALVLGASALLILALNQNAIREVDVSQLLAKPVIVIQSSDNVTKLLGALLRGLRATAKITYQAVLLENLGVTLTLWSTCGLSRGGLYGEWQGVICTGENSSQVQKYLQQLWNTILLIALLLCTGVMVQAQRQSRQEPSEPDAELDLKQHILQRLSALRTRRYHPGKAPRSRPCEIDSCAVCLEHFHKSQWLRVLPCSHEFHRDCVDPWLLLQQTCPLCKHNILGNCCPES